In Amycolatopsis sp. EV170708-02-1, the following are encoded in one genomic region:
- a CDS encoding 26S protease regulatory subunit produces MNGDGFIEVIAREVEADPGNLALREDFITLLLEQDPDRAATELTVFEAHGGDPARIRLLRARLMAARLRTSTPPPAEIVAAPSDEDHHDKSATASASLWDTERPAVTLADVAGLAEVKQHLNTAFLAPLRNPELAAAFGQKPGGSLLMYGPPGCGKTFIARAIAGDLGASFIHVTLADLLSKWIGESEKAIQSVFRHARAAAPCVIFFDEFDALGGRRTSGGGGSQAMRMLVTQLLEELDGVAGANEGVYFLAATNRPWDIDAALRRPGRIDKTVLVLPPDAVARAAIVQGALDGKPADEVDVVAVAAATEGFSGADLSHLTTTVLQQAMVESMSKGELVPVTTGALLAAVGGITPSTTSWFDQVAPVLEYGVDDGTFDQLRAYRVKRGMR; encoded by the coding sequence GTGAACGGTGACGGCTTCATCGAGGTGATCGCGCGCGAGGTGGAGGCCGACCCCGGCAATCTGGCGCTGCGCGAAGACTTCATCACGCTGCTGCTGGAGCAGGACCCGGACCGCGCCGCCACCGAACTGACGGTGTTCGAGGCCCACGGCGGTGATCCGGCGCGGATCCGCTTGCTGCGCGCCCGGCTGATGGCGGCGCGGTTGCGGACCTCGACCCCACCGCCCGCCGAGATCGTGGCGGCCCCGTCCGATGAGGACCACCACGACAAGAGCGCCACCGCTTCGGCGTCGCTGTGGGACACCGAGCGCCCGGCCGTGACGCTGGCCGACGTCGCGGGGCTCGCCGAGGTCAAGCAGCACCTGAACACCGCGTTCCTGGCCCCGCTGCGCAATCCGGAGCTGGCGGCGGCGTTCGGGCAGAAACCGGGCGGATCGCTGCTGATGTACGGCCCGCCCGGATGCGGCAAGACGTTCATCGCCAGGGCGATCGCCGGCGATCTCGGCGCTTCCTTCATCCACGTGACCCTCGCGGACCTGCTCAGCAAGTGGATCGGTGAAAGCGAGAAGGCGATCCAGAGCGTGTTCCGCCACGCACGCGCGGCGGCACCGTGCGTGATCTTCTTCGACGAGTTCGACGCGCTCGGCGGACGGCGCACCTCGGGCGGCGGCGGGTCGCAAGCGATGCGGATGCTCGTCACCCAGCTGCTGGAGGAGCTCGACGGCGTGGCCGGCGCGAACGAGGGGGTCTACTTCCTGGCCGCGACGAACCGGCCGTGGGACATCGACGCCGCGCTGCGCCGTCCGGGACGGATCGACAAGACGGTGCTGGTGCTGCCACCGGACGCGGTCGCCAGGGCGGCGATCGTCCAAGGCGCGCTGGACGGCAAGCCCGCCGACGAGGTCGATGTCGTCGCCGTCGCGGCGGCGACCGAAGGGTTCTCCGGCGCCGATCTCAGCCACCTGACCACCACCGTGCTGCAGCAGGCGATGGTCGAATCGATGAGCAAGGGCGAGCTGGTGCCGGTCACCACCGGCGCGCTGCTGGCCGCCGTCGGCGGTATCACGCCGTCCACGACATCCTGGTTCGACCAAGTGGCGCCGGTCCTGGAATACGGCGTCGATGACGGCACCTTCGACCAGCTCCGGGCGTACCGGGTCAAGCGAGGCATGCGATGA
- a CDS encoding tetratricopeptide repeat protein produces MSDTVERDLDLAWELLDAQPTHPRVAELAARVLAAQPERSSASMVLAYHRESLGDTDEARRLYLRVAGRRDSQFIWAARALRHLESADHNHDEALRWARTVLGQNHDDWDDWMKLGSVQALSGAHEEGWRQLDEAVALCARTAPDALPKALAKRAEYLLESLAPPERFAPAAEEAIRVNAADSWVAMLLGYAYLAQYRFDDAEQLGLRLLREDPTDDLLQSLVETARTMLRIVEKARGDDISLADIQGTGVLEMAWQQIRDQKLGVDLASALAALDAVMPDELRATLRPGATSGDLAAGDDKVGSMVARDLLTWHDGQPPGSGAAWGWTESFRLLSAAEILAMDAEIEADRAAHPGWPENELWEQVMTDDAGTYLVAVAFGALVKRRPGQPDEPVAGSMADWIWDRVAAFGGRDPRPAPLKAEEPAADPLPAPGTPLTGVIVTMSAALGAPEDSAAFAELRELFPGSTVRRSELVPDEPSVDGVYIEALDGLVTRVGVDVAVCPHADRLISGLDLGGHRGSVDAYVRAHGAVPQNSWVNRANGEATVVYDFAGHRLGLRWADGSIARIFVTEA; encoded by the coding sequence ATGAGCGACACCGTCGAGCGGGATCTCGACCTGGCCTGGGAACTCCTCGATGCGCAGCCGACGCATCCCCGGGTCGCCGAGCTGGCGGCTCGGGTGCTCGCGGCCCAGCCGGAGCGGAGCAGCGCGTCGATGGTGCTCGCCTATCACCGTGAGTCCCTCGGCGACACGGACGAGGCGCGGCGCCTCTATCTCCGGGTAGCCGGTCGCCGCGACAGCCAGTTCATCTGGGCGGCCCGGGCGCTCCGGCATCTGGAATCGGCGGACCACAACCATGACGAGGCGTTGCGCTGGGCACGCACCGTGCTGGGCCAGAACCACGATGACTGGGACGACTGGATGAAGCTGGGCTCCGTCCAGGCACTCTCCGGGGCGCACGAGGAAGGATGGCGGCAGCTCGACGAAGCGGTGGCACTGTGCGCGCGGACGGCACCGGACGCCCTTCCCAAGGCGCTGGCGAAACGCGCGGAGTACCTGCTGGAAAGCCTCGCACCACCCGAACGGTTCGCTCCCGCCGCCGAGGAGGCCATCCGGGTCAACGCGGCGGACTCCTGGGTCGCCATGCTGCTGGGCTACGCCTACCTGGCGCAGTACCGGTTCGACGACGCCGAACAGCTCGGTCTCCGGCTGCTGCGTGAGGACCCGACCGACGACCTGCTGCAGAGCCTGGTGGAAACCGCTCGGACGATGCTGCGGATCGTCGAAAAGGCGCGCGGCGACGACATCAGCCTGGCGGACATTCAAGGCACTGGCGTGCTCGAGATGGCGTGGCAGCAGATCCGTGACCAGAAGCTCGGCGTCGACCTGGCCTCCGCGCTGGCGGCGCTGGACGCGGTGATGCCCGACGAGCTGCGCGCCACCCTGCGGCCGGGGGCCACGTCCGGCGATCTGGCCGCGGGCGACGACAAGGTCGGCTCCATGGTCGCGAGGGATCTGCTCACCTGGCACGACGGCCAGCCGCCCGGCTCCGGCGCCGCCTGGGGCTGGACCGAGTCGTTCCGCCTGCTGTCGGCGGCCGAGATCCTCGCCATGGACGCCGAGATCGAAGCCGACCGGGCTGCGCACCCCGGCTGGCCCGAGAACGAACTCTGGGAACAGGTGATGACCGACGACGCCGGGACCTACCTGGTCGCCGTCGCGTTCGGGGCGCTGGTGAAACGCCGGCCAGGACAGCCCGACGAGCCCGTCGCCGGCTCGATGGCCGACTGGATCTGGGACCGGGTGGCGGCCTTCGGCGGCCGGGACCCGCGACCGGCACCCCTGAAGGCCGAGGAGCCCGCGGCCGATCCGCTTCCCGCCCCCGGGACGCCGCTGACCGGTGTCATCGTGACGATGTCCGCCGCGCTGGGCGCGCCCGAGGATTCCGCGGCGTTCGCGGAACTGCGCGAACTCTTCCCGGGCTCGACCGTCCGGCGGAGTGAGCTGGTCCCCGACGAACCGAGCGTCGACGGCGTCTACATCGAGGCACTGGACGGCCTGGTGACGAGGGTCGGTGTCGATGTCGCGGTCTGCCCGCACGCGGACCGGCTGATCTCCGGGCTCGACCTCGGCGGGCATCGCGGGTCCGTCGATGCCTACGTGCGGGCGCACGGTGCCGTTCCGCAGAACAGCTGGGTGAACCGCGCCAACGGCGAAGCCACGGTCGTCTACGACTTCGCCGGGCATCGGCTCGGCTTGCGATGGGCGGACGGGAGTATCGCCCGGATCTTCGTGACCGAGGCCTGA
- a CDS encoding DUF5925 domain-containing protein produces MEGVLNALAMEQFITGAKPHSRAAEITEVSPDATLLPPGVTADLTYELDGRRSHLAHGPGWTLVAMRRRAGAATVCVCATSGDLADEVLAAATGTARAGVPGESAVPVGFWHVQGCGGAGIRAPRTMDLPRWQAIRGNYPRSAVTALDSLMATSPQDVTGRLILLHGPAGTGKTTAVRALAHEWRDWCQVDNVLDPEVLFADPGYLTSVVLGEERADKRKWRLLILEDCDELVGADAKRDSGQALSRLLNLTDGLLGQGLDILVCLTTNENVARLHPAVVRPGRCLAEIEVGPLPRDEAARWLGAEIDAEGATLAELYRLRAAV; encoded by the coding sequence ATGGAAGGCGTGCTGAACGCGCTGGCCATGGAACAGTTCATCACCGGGGCGAAACCGCATTCACGGGCCGCCGAAATCACCGAGGTCTCACCGGACGCGACGCTGCTGCCCCCGGGAGTCACCGCGGATCTGACGTACGAACTGGACGGGCGGCGCTCCCATCTCGCGCACGGTCCCGGGTGGACACTCGTCGCGATGCGCCGCCGCGCCGGCGCCGCGACCGTGTGCGTGTGCGCCACTTCCGGCGACCTGGCGGACGAGGTGCTCGCGGCCGCGACCGGAACCGCGCGGGCGGGGGTGCCGGGGGAATCGGCCGTACCGGTCGGATTCTGGCACGTGCAGGGGTGCGGCGGCGCCGGGATACGTGCGCCGAGGACGATGGACTTGCCGCGGTGGCAGGCGATCCGCGGCAACTATCCGCGGTCGGCGGTGACCGCGCTCGACTCGCTCATGGCGACAAGCCCGCAGGACGTCACCGGCAGGCTGATCCTCCTCCACGGCCCCGCGGGCACCGGCAAGACGACCGCCGTGCGCGCGCTCGCGCACGAATGGCGGGACTGGTGCCAGGTCGACAACGTCCTCGACCCCGAGGTCCTGTTCGCCGATCCGGGCTATCTGACCTCGGTGGTGCTCGGCGAGGAGCGGGCGGACAAGCGGAAATGGCGGCTGCTGATCCTCGAAGACTGCGACGAACTCGTCGGCGCGGACGCCAAACGCGACTCCGGCCAGGCCCTGTCCCGGCTGCTCAATCTGACCGACGGCCTGCTCGGCCAGGGCCTGGACATCCTGGTGTGCCTGACCACCAACGAGAACGTCGCCCGGCTGCATCCGGCCGTGGTCCGGCCGGGCCGGTGCCTCGCGGAGATCGAGGTCGGCCCGCTGCCGCGGGACGAGGCGGCCAGATGGCTGGGCGCGGAGATCGATGCCGAGGGCGCCACCCTGGCCGAGCTGTATCGCCTGCGAGCCGCGGTCTAG
- a CDS encoding type VII secretion target: protein MKAAFLTSFVGQGREGDRVGYEVDPAKLLEVSDELGTIGTGLRSVSEQVAHTDVAQLDFGGDRYQGHGAAYLAANGELASLAVKLVGDIDEISRLLREAAGVYGDTESDFASRLDALREVGD, encoded by the coding sequence GTGAAAGCCGCGTTCCTAACCTCTTTCGTGGGGCAGGGACGAGAGGGGGATCGCGTGGGGTACGAAGTCGATCCAGCGAAGTTGCTGGAGGTGAGTGACGAGCTCGGGACCATCGGCACCGGGCTGCGGTCGGTGAGCGAGCAGGTGGCGCACACCGACGTGGCCCAGCTGGACTTCGGCGGCGACCGCTATCAGGGCCACGGCGCCGCATACCTCGCCGCGAACGGGGAGCTGGCGAGTCTCGCCGTCAAGCTGGTCGGTGACATCGACGAGATCTCCCGACTGCTGCGGGAGGCCGCCGGTGTCTACGGGGACACCGAGTCGGACTTCGCGTCGCGGCTCGACGCCCTGCGCGAGGTGGGCGACTGA
- a CDS encoding DUF2334 domain-containing protein, with protein MTRKRKEDRRRRTPAGLRFAALAVVVATGLVLLVVYTRPASAILASPAAAPVSLGDRLAMGSEVGSPGPGGNRAHRTLVVYDAGERDAPNPPADADEAGLAEAFAMQTANLVSRAGGWTMRAAADYRAGEIGGYQALVYVGSITDAVLPAALLADVLAAKVPVVWLGENVDRLVEHDLGVTARWGWAPSGRTPTSPTEVRYKNVPLGRNPEIGSVPLVRRENPAVNEVLADSGTGGEHTPWAVRSGNFTYLAEAPFSYVDEGDRYLAAADILLGTLAPKTAERHRALVRIEDIGPRTDPGQIRRIADLLGGQGIPFSLAVYPYYADPHGVANGGRPTFARLVDSPALVDALHHAIRRGGTMIMHGYSHQFEEMANPYGGASSADYEFYTAIVDKNNHVVETGPVPGDSAEWFRGRIATGLGEFRRVGLPEPEVFEFPHYGGSAVDYKEVSSHFAARYDQGSYFAGYCPRGACGSTSTVSYQNKYGQYFPYPVRDVYGAVVIPENLDHVAPEPFNQHPARLPADLLADGAKSKVVRDNVASFFFHPFLPLEHLNTVVLGLRAQGYEFTTASEVARG; from the coding sequence ATGACCCGGAAGCGGAAGGAAGACCGGCGCCGCCGCACGCCGGCCGGGCTGCGGTTCGCGGCGCTGGCCGTCGTCGTCGCGACCGGCCTGGTGTTGCTGGTGGTGTACACGCGCCCGGCGAGCGCGATCCTCGCTTCGCCCGCGGCGGCCCCGGTTTCGCTCGGCGACCGGCTGGCGATGGGCAGCGAAGTCGGCAGCCCCGGCCCCGGTGGGAACCGCGCCCACCGGACGCTGGTGGTCTACGACGCGGGTGAGCGGGACGCGCCGAACCCGCCCGCCGACGCGGACGAAGCCGGGCTGGCCGAAGCGTTCGCGATGCAGACCGCGAACCTGGTCTCGCGGGCGGGCGGCTGGACGATGCGTGCCGCGGCCGACTACCGGGCGGGCGAGATCGGCGGATACCAGGCGCTGGTCTACGTCGGTTCGATCACCGACGCCGTGCTGCCCGCCGCACTGCTCGCGGACGTGCTGGCCGCGAAGGTGCCGGTCGTCTGGCTGGGGGAGAACGTCGACCGTCTGGTGGAGCACGACCTGGGTGTCACCGCGCGCTGGGGCTGGGCGCCGTCGGGGCGGACGCCGACCTCGCCCACCGAGGTCCGCTACAAGAACGTGCCGCTCGGACGCAATCCCGAGATCGGCTCGGTTCCGTTGGTACGGCGGGAAAACCCGGCGGTCAACGAAGTGCTCGCGGACAGCGGCACCGGCGGTGAGCACACGCCTTGGGCGGTGCGCTCGGGGAACTTCACCTACCTCGCGGAGGCACCGTTCTCCTACGTCGACGAGGGAGACCGGTACCTGGCCGCCGCCGACATCCTGCTCGGCACGCTCGCGCCGAAGACCGCGGAACGGCACCGCGCGCTCGTGCGGATCGAGGACATCGGCCCGCGTACCGACCCGGGCCAGATCCGCCGGATCGCCGATCTCCTCGGCGGGCAAGGGATCCCGTTCTCGCTCGCGGTCTATCCGTACTACGCGGATCCGCACGGGGTGGCCAACGGCGGCAGGCCGACGTTCGCGCGGCTCGTGGACAGCCCGGCCCTGGTCGACGCGCTGCACCACGCGATCCGCCGCGGCGGGACGATGATCATGCACGGCTACAGCCACCAGTTCGAGGAGATGGCGAACCCCTACGGCGGGGCCAGCTCCGCGGATTACGAGTTCTACACGGCGATCGTCGACAAGAACAACCACGTCGTGGAGACCGGCCCGGTCCCCGGCGATTCCGCGGAATGGTTCCGCGGGCGGATCGCCACCGGGCTCGGCGAGTTCCGCCGGGTCGGGCTGCCCGAGCCGGAAGTGTTCGAGTTCCCGCATTACGGTGGTTCTGCGGTGGACTACAAGGAGGTCAGTTCCCACTTCGCGGCGCGCTACGACCAGGGCAGCTATTTCGCGGGATACTGCCCGCGCGGTGCCTGTGGCTCCACCTCCACGGTGTCCTATCAGAACAAATACGGCCAGTACTTCCCTTATCCGGTAAGGGATGTCTATGGCGCGGTGGTCATCCCCGAGAACCTGGACCACGTCGCGCCGGAGCCGTTCAACCAGCATCCGGCCCGGCTGCCCGCCGACCTGCTCGCCGACGGCGCGAAGTCCAAAGTGGTCCGCGACAACGTGGCCAGTTTCTTCTTCCACCCGTTCCTGCCGCTGGAGCACCTGAACACGGTGGTGCTCGGGTTGCGGGCGCAGGGATACGAGTTCACGACGGCCAGCGAGGTCGCCCGCGGCTGA
- the wecB gene encoding non-hydrolyzing UDP-N-acetylglucosamine 2-epimerase, translating to MVWNQPETEVTRPRVWLVMGTRPEAIKLAPVAGAIAAAGRMEPYLVATGQHPTMVGQALETFGLRADATLPLRRRDGGQPELLGQMLTGLDALAEREPPAAVVVQGDTTTTLAGTLAAFWRRIPVVHLEAGLRSFDLAAPFPEELNRRLVTQAASLHLPPTSDAAGNLLREQVPAEQILVTGNTSVDAIRTIADHGAVDFQDERVAAAVEAAARGARLVLVTAHRRESWGEPLRQVLRAVTELVARHPDVSVVLPAHPNPAVRELVDEELGGLPRVVVTEPLRYEELAGVLAAATLVLSDSGGIQEEAPTFGVPVLVLREVTERMEAVHAGCARLVGTDRELIVRTASELLADPRARAAMMGEGNPFGDGRAASRTERALARLLGLSTEPVDEFAAVSGGVLV from the coding sequence ATGGTTTGGAATCAACCGGAAACCGAAGTGACGCGGCCGCGGGTGTGGCTCGTGATGGGTACCCGGCCGGAGGCGATCAAACTGGCGCCGGTCGCCGGAGCGATCGCCGCCGCCGGGCGGATGGAGCCGTACCTGGTCGCCACCGGGCAGCATCCGACGATGGTCGGCCAGGCGCTGGAGACCTTCGGCCTCCGCGCGGACGCCACGTTGCCGCTGCGCCGGCGCGACGGCGGCCAGCCCGAACTGCTCGGCCAGATGCTGACCGGTCTGGACGCGCTGGCCGAGCGTGAACCGCCCGCGGCGGTGGTGGTCCAGGGCGACACCACGACCACACTGGCGGGTACGCTCGCCGCGTTCTGGCGGCGGATCCCGGTGGTGCACCTGGAGGCGGGCCTGCGCTCGTTCGATCTGGCCGCGCCCTTCCCGGAAGAGCTGAACCGGCGGCTGGTCACCCAGGCCGCCTCGTTGCATCTGCCGCCGACTTCGGACGCGGCGGGAAACCTGCTTCGTGAGCAGGTCCCCGCCGAGCAGATCTTGGTCACCGGCAACACTTCCGTGGACGCGATCCGCACGATCGCCGACCACGGCGCGGTGGACTTCCAGGACGAGCGGGTCGCCGCCGCGGTGGAGGCGGCCGCCCGCGGCGCACGGCTGGTACTGGTCACCGCGCACCGCCGCGAGTCCTGGGGCGAACCCCTGCGCCAGGTGCTGCGCGCGGTCACCGAACTGGTCGCCCGCCATCCCGACGTGTCCGTGGTCCTGCCCGCGCATCCGAACCCGGCCGTACGCGAGCTGGTCGACGAGGAGCTGGGCGGCCTGCCTCGGGTGGTGGTCACCGAGCCGCTGCGTTACGAGGAACTGGCCGGGGTGCTCGCGGCGGCCACCCTGGTGCTGTCCGATTCCGGCGGGATCCAGGAGGAGGCGCCCACGTTCGGCGTGCCCGTGCTGGTGCTGCGCGAGGTCACCGAACGGATGGAGGCGGTCCACGCGGGGTGTGCGCGGCTGGTCGGCACGGATCGCGAGCTGATCGTGAGGACGGCGTCGGAACTCCTCGCCGACCCGCGGGCGAGGGCGGCCATGATGGGCGAGGGCAATCCCTTCGGCGACGGAAGGGCCGCGTCGCGTACCGAGCGCGCGCTCGCCAGGCTGCTCGGGCTGAGCACCGAGCCGGTGGACGAGTTCGCCGCGGTGTCCGGGGGTGTGCTGGTATGA